A stretch of DNA from Gavia stellata isolate bGavSte3 chromosome 18, bGavSte3.hap2, whole genome shotgun sequence:
gggaaaaaagccaccCTGTGACAGGAGAGTTATTTGTTCAGGTGTACGACATAGACTGATCCGTGACACTGTTAGACCCAAAATCACACTGTGGAGTCTCGCTCCCATCTCCAGCTGCATTACCAGAGGTAGATATGATGCTAAGGAAGATTAAACAGCAGCTGGTCTTTTCTCATCTCCTTCTAAAGGATGGCAAATGAACAACAGGAAGACGTTGTGAATAAACAAAGAACAAGTGAAACATTCTCCGCTTAGCTATTTTAATATATCCCAGCCATATTGTGCTCTGAAAGGAATGCTAACCCTCAAGGGAAACCTGAAAGTTTGAGGAAATGGCAGGTTTAGAGGACATATTTCTGCAAATTGTTGCAAAAGCAACACAGCCCTCTGAACACAGATCTCAGCCAAACCAATGTATTTTCTTAAGCGTACagattttatcttcattttcccTAAACAAAGGGGACCTCTTACCCTTTACTAAACTTCTTGAAGGGCGGTCTAATGACACTGCGGCTTTTCACCACACAGTGTCGTCCAACCCGTACGTTTGCCAGGTCACCGCGGATGATGCAGTCGTTCATAACTAttgtctggagaagaaaagaaacataaatgagCTCCAATTTCTACCCATGTTACCAGTTCCTATACAGACTCATGCAGAGGTCAGGCCACTCCAGTGAGATTACGTTACCTTACAGACGATTCTTagtgaaaagaaaagtgagtACAAAGCAAATGACACAGGAGCCTGGAACCACCAGTTGTGCTCCCATCATGCCAGTGAGCTGCACAAAGCGAGCCAATACACAAGGCAAGGCTTaagcacaaacagaaatacGTTGTTGCACGGATCAAAGCACCACGATCCACTCGCAGGCAGAGGAAGCTCTGTTTGTGTTCTCAGAGAGCAGAGCTCCAGTACCACGGGGCAGATTGCGGTTgtcagcagagagcagagcagcgCGGGTGCTGCTGCGGTGGTGACAGGGACCCCGCGGCTCGGCCGCGCTCCCCTCCCACCCAGCCGAACTGCAGGGCGGAGCGAGGTACCGGGGCGGGGGGATacggcagccccctgcccgccgccTACCTTGCCGTTGAGAACGATGTTCTGGCTGCCGCACAGCACGGACTGTCGGCTCACCTTATTGCCGGACGCCTGCGGGGAGAAAGGGCGGGTCACCGTGGCCGCTCGGAGCCCCCAGACGCCtcccgggccccgccgccgccgcacccCAGCGAGCCCCACTCGACCCCCTCAGTcggcgccccggccccggccccggccccggccccggccccggccccggccccccgcacCGTCTCGATGTACTCGGACTTGTTGTAGAGCATCTCGCTCAGCTCCATGGCGGCGCCGCTTCCGCACAGCCACTCCCAGCTTCCGGTACGTCACTTCCTCCCGCCAGCGAGCGCTTCCGCCGCGGGCGCGACCTATGGCGGCCCGGTTGCCATGGGCACGCACCGCCCGCGCGCCGCGCGCTTCCCGCGGGCGGCGGCCATGGAGGGACCGGCGGCCATGGAGGGACCGGCGGCCGCggagggggaggcggcgggcgggggggcccTCAGCGGCGCCGAGAAGGAGAAggtgcggggccgggcgggaCCGAGCGGGGctcggggcggcgggcgcggcgcggcggtgCCAGCCCGGTGCGTTGTGTCTTGCAGCTGAGGGAGAAGCTGGCGCTGCTGAGGAGGGAGTACAGCGAGACCGTCAGCCGGCTGCGGGTgagcgggccgggccgggccgggggcgggggggctcggcCCGGCCGGGCGCGGGAGGAGGTGCCGGGAGGCCGGTCCCAGCCCCGCGCCGGTGTTGTGTCCGCAGCGGGCGCGGCGAGCCGAGAGAGCCCGGAGCTACGGCCGGGGCACGGCGGCGGAAGGAGGCCGGCGGGAGCGGAGCCCCGCAGGTAGGAGCCGGCAGGCGGCCTCCCGCTTCGGGGCGGGTCGGCGGGAGCGCCCGGCGGGCCCCGTGTGCTCCCCCTTGTCCTCGCCCAGGCGGCGGGTCCGGGCCGGTGAGGGCGGGGggggccagcccagcccagccaccgTCGCCCCTCTGTGCCCCCGCGGCCCGTCCTGCCGAGCCGGGGACggagcccagctctgctgaccGCCTGGCTCCGGGCTGCGCTGTCccccctctgcagctgctgccacgTCCTCTGCCCCCCCGTGCCCACGCCCGGCCTTTCCACTGCTGCTGAATCCTCATCTGCCGTAACATCTCCTCTCCTTTCACCTCGCCAGGTCTGCAGTGCTCTCTGATCCCGACTGCAAGATCCCACTCTTGCGCTCCTAACAAAGTCGCCTAGTTTTACCGTGTGATGTTTTTCTTGGACAGGACTTGGGAGTACTTTACTCATACGACATTTTTTCCCACAGGTTCTAGAGATAACATATCTCCTAGTGCTGACAAACATGAAACTTCTCAGTTACAGACTAAAACCTGCTCTGATCTTGACgcagagaagaaaacatctgtCGCATTTAAACATGTACCCGAATTCTCCAATAATGAGATTAGCCTGCAGGACAGCTCGCAGGCAGAAAGCATACAGGCTAGCCCGGAAAACCTGTGCTGCGGAATTGTTAGGCCTGCCcctgaggagaaaaaaccccaaacctccaGAAGCTTGATGAAGCTGAGGAGACGGACGAAGGCTCTGGTATCGGAGGAAGGGGAATCAGTGCGTGATGTGCATCTAATCAGCGCTgatgaaaaggtgaaaaatcaAATTGCCAGTACAGAGGAACTTCGGTCACCAGTCTTCAGGCGAAGCGGTCTCTCGAACACTGAGGAAAACGCTCAAAGAGCATCCAGACCAGCCCTtgtgcagagagaagaaaacagtttcacTCCTCCTGATGCAGCATTAGGAGTTGTACAAGACATGCTTGAAGACAGCGTCCCTCCAGGAGTGCCTGAGCGGCTCCTCTGCGCGCTGAGGGACAGCAGCGATGTCTGGCAGCCTGAGTCCCTGAGTGCTGTGGCCACACCTGATAACCGTGAGCCTGCACAACTGTGTTCAGAGAATGATGACTCTGTTTTACTTGACACCAGTGGTGATGGAGGAAAAGAATCTTTCAGtataataaaacaaatggaCGGTGAAAGTATGTGTGAAGATCAGGGAGAATTACATAAGCTCTTGGATTTTATGTCAGAAAATGAAGTATTGCCTGCTGACGGAAATAATACTGTAACTAATGAGAGCAAAAGCCATGAAGGAAATCAAAGTGGCACTAATAGCTTAAATCCCTTTCCTACAGATCTTGCTCTGGGCAACGTTGAAGAACTGTTGGAGAATCAACAGCTTGAAATTCGGTCAAGAATTTCTCGTCCAGAAAAGGTGACAGCTCCTGAAAGCTCACTGAACTCTTGCACGGTGGTTGAAGGGCTTCTTTTTCCGGTTGAATACTACGTTAGGACAACGCGACGCATGTCTAATTGCCAGAGGAAAGTGGACCTCGATGCTGTAATTCTTAGCCAGCTGGGCAGAAGCAAGAAAGGTCAGCGAAGTAAGTGCAAGCAGAAAGATACAAATTCAGGTCGGCCCTCCCAAGAAAGAGTTGAAAATGATTTGGAGTCAGGGGTCGTGCCGTTCCCTTTTCTTGGCGCAGAAAATGATCCAGCAAATTCAAGTAGTCCTCAGAAATCTCTCTCTGCATCCAGTGGTAGCAGCACTTCACTTGGATCGATTTCTCAAAATGGTATCACTAGCATAAAGAGAGATCAGAGACGATCACAGAggaaacaaaagggaagaaagtcCACCTGCAAACCCCCTGTGCATCAAGTGTCACAGGAGCTTATAGCGAGTTTGGATCTCATAACAACGAGGGAAAGCAGTAGTCTGCCATCAAATGAGTGTCAgagtgaaaaggaaaactgtgAGGCTAATCTTGAAAAATCATCTTCCGATGAGAGAAGATcgtctgctgctgcagctcttggGTCTGGAGAGCCAGAAGTGACTGGCACTCTACAGCCAATGAGTGCTGATCCTCCTCCTGCAGGAAGCCAAGTGCCTGGCAAATGCCGTAAGACTCTGTTAGAACAGGTTCAAAATCCACTTCAGAACAGCGATTCTCTGAACCCAGGGAATGAAACTTTTGCCAACCATATAGGAGATCTGGAAGCAAACTTAACTGTGTGCCAGGCTGATAAACATCCAGTGGAGCATGTTAAGAACCAGCGCGTGCAAGGAGCCTGCAAGGCTGAGCAGCTCCCGGCGATTGATGTCCCTCTGCGCCGCTCCCTGCGTTCCTCTGCCAGACAGAGAGCCAGTCAAGTCTCAAAAGGTACTTCATCAAATATAAGCACTCCCTAAAGCTACAGCCCGAGAGCAAGGCAGGGAAACGTCCCAGTGAGTGCATGCACTGCTGTTCACACCCtgccagtttttttttttttttcaagaaaatctgATATGGGttaactattatttttttaaaataagagattttttaaaaaaaaatttagatcaTTGTGGTGCCCATGTTCCTTCAACAATTCCAGAAACTTCTGTTTCTGCACAGTGACGGGGAGTGAACAGCAATGCATGGAcgaggagcagggctgctgaGAACTTCTTAAGCTGCATTTGCTGTTGGAGCAAATGTTGTGCACACTGATTTTCCAGCAAATGGATGTAAATCTGTTTCTCCAACTAAGTCTAcatattaatgattttttttttttagggctGACAAGTGTGAAACACAAAGAGTAGGATGACAGTCTGAGGGTCTGTGAATATTGTGAAAAGAGAAAGTGTTgggagaaaaccaaacaaaacaaattgaCCAAGCGCTCGGTCAATTCTGTCGGTCTTTGGCAATAATCTTTTAGCTGAAGGCTTGATGCAGAGCAATTGCAGAGTGTAAtgtcttttcagaaaagtgCCACCTCCATGTGTTAAGATGGATATGGcgttttttgggtgggtttttttggaaaatagATTAGAGTAACACTGTGGATGAGAGATTCTGAAAAGGCTAGTTGCTGGTTATTTTATGATGTGGTGTTCTCTCTTGTattcttgtgtttttctttgtctaGATAAGAGCAAAAGAGGATGTAGCTATCCAACGGGTTCAGAGGGTTCTGCTTCTCTTGGCCTCCCTGCTATGGACCCCGATACTTGCggctctcttttctccttccgCAGTCTCCAGTGGCTGGCCCCCAGACTGGGTATCAGAGAGTTTCACTTACCGGATGAGGAATTTGGACTACTAAAACTTGAGAAATTAGAATCTTCCCCTGTGAATGACTTGGAGGTTTTTGTTCCTAGTGTGTTTGGAGATGGTGTGGCTTCAGAGGACGCACAAGATGCACAAATGaatccagaaggaaaaagtCTCAGAAGTAACTTGATTTCGCCTTTCGAAAATGGATTGCCCAAGTTACATCATGTAGAAAGCCCAGCTTCCAAGAAGGAACTTTCCACGCATGAATTGCTATTTACTCCCATAGGGACTGTCTTAGCTGATGCTCCCACTCAGCCTGAGACTGAGATTTCCTCATCTGTTTTCCCTGTCGTGGGTGCAACCCCAGCTGTTTTACCATCGGTAAGCAGTGAGGTATTCCCCAATGCACCTTCTGTACCTCCCCCGCAAGCGAGCCTGCATTCCTCCAAAGGAGCGTCTGCCCAGGTTGTGGATGATGGGGAATGCAAAGACTCTGCCATTCCGTTGCACTTGGACAGCTGTGGTGCAGGATCTGCtagaaaagaagaggaacaaGGTACAGCATTTCCGTTAGAGGCTGAAAGAGGTCCCGATAATAAATCTGATGAGGCTGTGGCCTTGGAGAAGCATCAGCAGTCAGAGAACAAACAGCAGAGATCCTGCAGAACTTCTCCTGAACAGGTAACAAGCTGGCCTTTTTGCCAAGGGTACTAAGCCAGTGGTTTTGTGGGCGAATCCCCTTTTCCAGAGTCTCACCTGACTTCAGGGGAAAGACCTCTTTGTATGCTAGCCCTGCATGCTGTCTTTTAGCTGACTTGGTAGTTTGGTTTTCATCTGTTGCCTAAATTCTTTTGACCTCAAGAGCAAATTCTTTAAAATCCTGCTTAATGAAACTGGAGATGTGGGTTTCAATGCTTATTGCAGGATGCGTGTTTGAAACACGTATATGAACAAAAAGTTTCTGGTACCCACATAGTGTTGGTCTACCTTAAGGAAATTTTTCAGCTAGGACTTGGTAAAGGAGGTTAAATGACATGCGGTATGGGTACTGAGAGAATGACTTGTCTCTGAAGGCTGAGAGATGCAAAGTGGTGGAAGACAATTTTCAGGTGACACCAGGAAATAACCTGTCTGGGATctcttgtttttcaaagacatGCAAGTACAAAAAGAGGTGCTCCTACCATAGCTCTCCAACAACTGCATGCAGAGTGAATTCATGCTTCTGCCTCATTCTTGCAGGTGCtgaatgtaatttcaaagttgAATTATCCTCATTCTTTACTTGCTTGTGCAGAAAAAAGATGTAGCAGAACAGTTGACTCCGGTACTGCTTGATGGCCTGAGAGAAGAGAGCTTGCAGCTTGTATCAAAGCTAAAGGTGGGGTAAGATCAGATAATTGTTTACTGAGTCAGTAGCAGCTCTTTAATACCAAGTTTAAcaaaaatgcaatacaaaatgCAGAATAGCTAGTTGAACAAAATAGATTGCTGTCTAATTTAATCAGTTCTGTCTTCATTTGCGGTAAAGCATGCTGCAAAGTTAGATTGCTGTATACCTCCTTTTGACTGACAAAGGATTTCAGTGTTTGATTCTGAATAATGAATGTCTAAACACATGCAAATGTCTTAACAAACAgaactgctgcatttttctttggcCTCAGGTAAAATGATCTCAGCCCTTGTACCCCTGTTGCCTGCCCTGTGGCTCCTGTGGCCTCCTGTCACCATTTCAGACACTAAGTAACCCAGTAAGGAGCAAATTTTGTGAGGGACTATGGCACTGCCAAATACACATGTTGATGTTCGCACCCTTCTGGAACGGAGCCTTGCTTGTACATGCCACAACCAAGGCAAATCTTGCCCAGGACTGTTTGCACAGCTGAGCCCTCAGGTCATCTTCCTGCAGTGATGTCCTTCCGCCATCCTCTGTCTCGTAGGGCGTAGAGAACGGTTGGCAGGCAAGGAAGCAACATCTGTGGGAAAGCCCGTTGAACTCCAGATGAGCTTGCCGGGGCCTGGGTCACCTCTAGCTTTTCCAAACCAAAGTGCAAAGTTTTGCTCCAGAAGCAAGTCTGGGGGGGTTAGCACAACCAGCCAACAATAAtacagctgaagctgaagacTTTTTCacaagggagaagggaaggcccTTGCTTTGTTCAGTTTTAAACTCTGTGCCACTGCCAGTCCTGTCTCCCGTTTGTGCAACAAGGGAAGCAAGTGCATGACTGCAGGTAGGTGGCACTCGGGCTTTGTGGTGGCTGTGCCGTGGTACCCCCAGTCCCGTCCCAGCTCTGAGCTGTGCCATGTCCCTGTCATTTCAAATGACAAGTGATTTTTGTGAAGTGAGCCAATGTATTTGCTGCTCTGAGGGTGAAACCCACCAGGCTTGTCTTCCTTGGTGCACTACTGGCACTCTACTCAAAATTAAACAGCATAGCCGTTAAGTTTTGGCCTCAAATTCTCATCACGCTGAATGTCAAGCTTTTTTCTTGGGCTGAACCTCCAGGTTAGATAACCGTGTctatcagaagaaaagcagtgctgATTTGCTTTGGACAGGATTCTTCAAGTTCCTGCGCTGTGGATGTGAGTACCATGTGGTGGGAAGCAGCTGGCAGGAGAGAGCTGTGCGTGGTGACTGCCTGTGAGAGTTCTGTCTCCCTGTGGAAACCTCTGGCATCCGACCGCTGGGCAAAGGTCTATACTTGGCAGCTTGGAGAGGTAGGAACACAATCCCTATTTCTAGAATTTAGGGCAACTTTCTTGCCCCAGCGTGTTAGTTCCCAAGATACAAGAAGCTTGCAGTCTTGGGTGCAAGGTGAGTTCTTTAGGTGGCATAAATTTTTCATTCCATCAGGCAACAGAGAAGAATGATCTGCACTGCTGATGGAGAAGGCCAGTAGCTTGTATGGTCGCGTGTTATCTGCTGGAATTTGATACTTCATGTACTGAATGGTGGCTGCACTGACTTGTGCTCTTTCCCCTTATGCTCCCTGGAGATGCTTTTTGTCTCTTATATCAATAGGGATTGTTTAATTAGGTAAACAGTCAGCAGAGAGTCCAGCTGTTAATCTAAGTGTGCTTCTTCAGAAGGATCTGAAAATTAGTT
This window harbors:
- the PALB2 gene encoding partner and localizer of BRCA2, with protein sequence MGTHRPRAARFPRAAAMEGPAAMEGPAAAEGEAAGGGALSGAEKEKLREKLALLRREYSETVSRLRRARRAERARSYGRGTAAEGGRRERSPAGSRDNISPSADKHETSQLQTKTCSDLDAEKKTSVAFKHVPEFSNNEISLQDSSQAESIQASPENLCCGIVRPAPEEKKPQTSRSLMKLRRRTKALVSEEGESVRDVHLISADEKVKNQIASTEELRSPVFRRSGLSNTEENAQRASRPALVQREENSFTPPDAALGVVQDMLEDSVPPGVPERLLCALRDSSDVWQPESLSAVATPDNREPAQLCSENDDSVLLDTSGDGGKESFSIIKQMDGESMCEDQGELHKLLDFMSENEVLPADGNNTVTNESKSHEGNQSGTNSLNPFPTDLALGNVEELLENQQLEIRSRISRPEKVTAPESSLNSCTVVEGLLFPVEYYVRTTRRMSNCQRKVDLDAVILSQLGRSKKGQRSKCKQKDTNSGRPSQERVENDLESGVVPFPFLGAENDPANSSSPQKSLSASSGSSTSLGSISQNGITSIKRDQRRSQRKQKGRKSTCKPPVHQVSQELIASLDLITTRESSSLPSNECQSEKENCEANLEKSSSDERRSSAAAALGSGEPEVTGTLQPMSADPPPAGSQVPGKCRKTLLEQVQNPLQNSDSLNPGNETFANHIGDLEANLTVCQADKHPVEHVKNQRVQGACKAEQLPAIDVPLRRSLRSSARQRASQVSKDKSKRGCSYPTGSEGSASLGLPAMDPDTCGSLFSFRSLQWLAPRLGIREFHLPDEEFGLLKLEKLESSPVNDLEVFVPSVFGDGVASEDAQDAQMNPEGKSLRSNLISPFENGLPKLHHVESPASKKELSTHELLFTPIGTVLADAPTQPETEISSSVFPVVGATPAVLPSVSSEVFPNAPSVPPPQASLHSSKGASAQVVDDGECKDSAIPLHLDSCGAGSARKEEEQGTAFPLEAERGPDNKSDEAVALEKHQQSENKQQRSCRTSPEQKKDVAEQLTPVLLDGLREESLQLVSKLKDSSSSCAVDVSTMWWEAAGRRELCVVTACESSVSLWKPLASDRWAKVYTWQLGEIPVIQIVPLPDTCNLVCVALGDLEIGEIRLLLYSSETGSLKQSLVKTGNIKAVLGLKDRRLVSSSRTMQEQQVEIVSLSETGRSKDGQTLMPPEETVLAFAEVEGMRDALVGTTAVNSIVVWNLKTGQLLKKMHVGYSYPASICHRAYSDSGLLFVVLSHPHAKESESCGNPAFRVIAFNPKTARSAGVMFSSLPPGHAGRYLEGDVKDASAAAVLTSGAIAVWDLLLGQCTALLPPDPEASWALARWATTGACLLAGQRDGTVCLYRYRQPQPGAA